Proteins from a genomic interval of Drosophila melanogaster chromosome 2R:
- the TpnC41C gene encoding troponin C at 41C, isoform B: MSDELTKEQTALLRNAFNAFDPEKNGYINTAMVGTILSMLGHQLDDATLADIIAEVDEDGSGQIEFEEFTTLAARFLVEEDAEAMMAELKEAFRLYDKEGNGYITTGVLREILRELDDKLTNDDLDMMIEEIDSDGSGTVDFDEFMEVMTGGDD, encoded by the exons ATGAGC GATGAATTGACTAAGGAGCAAACTGCAT TACTACGTAATGCATTTAATGCTTTTGACCCTGAAAAAAATGGATATATCAACACAGCTATGGTGGGTACGATACTTAGCATGTTGGGTCATCAACTTGATGATGCAACTCTTGCTGACATTATCGCTGAAGTCGATGAGGATGGTTCGGGCCAAATCGAATTTGAAGAATTTACCACCCTGGCAGCCCGCTTCCTTGTGGAAGAGGACGCTGAAGCTATGATGGCTGAATTGAAGGAAGCTTTCCGCCTTTACGACAAAGAAGGAAATGGATATATAACTACTGGTGTTCTTCGTGAAATCCTGCGCGAACTAGACGATAAATTGACAAATGACGACCTGGACATGATGATTGAGGAAATTGATTCCGATGGATCGGGTACTGTTGATTTTGATG aaTTTATGGAAGTAATGACCGGTGGCGACGACTAA